In a single window of the Gadus macrocephalus chromosome 6, ASM3116895v1 genome:
- the agtpbp1 gene encoding cytosolic carboxypeptidase 1 isoform X1 — protein MNKPKMTSEKGVPSNSRLLMLLGQLERMSRESMMTEAEIARQLTAKILHLIQTQEKTKKEVMSKGSTGMEVILASLENSRDLQTTLNILYILSELLTVGGGRRVAVFVSKGGPAILLKLLISASKESPPSEELMLQLHSLLAKVGPKDRKFGVKARLTGALNVTVNLLKQNLLNSKLVLPCLQVLRVYSSNSVNAISLGKSGAVELMFKIVGPHTKKNTTLLKVALDTLGALLKSKTNARRAVDRGHVPLLLFAYQDWHRNDTRQRHMLIRKGLLASLRNITNIKCGRTAFIEADGMRVLYNTSNECLPVRTLDPLVNTSSLIMRKCFPKNRLPLPTIKSAFHYPLPHVPAGGPVAQIYSQMPGVDDVVDDSDDETEADMENDTENEEDEKDCRAGNDDIETDLSKLRPREIHSRPFEELRVYDKFFLELSEDFQGYDFDNAKTSSETSTTSATKSPRPITVPAVQAAPLQRDPGEGRPASAPSSCRPATPLAPAPASSPLPPLELASIHLTEDAKEGVAKEGVAKEGVDREGVAPGARPAPRGTGLEQELVRVLERVALEADSPLNGGGGGGGGVDEPPVNSTRHIQSPLLVGGIAAARRGGGGGSSAGGSDCGSEGPEEEGPLLEVPDTALLLPLHDPDLYVEMVKGTASVPRYSEVAYPDYFGHVAPTFREPLLERAYGVQRAKIFQDIERLIHPNDILDKVVYDLDIPSGPVIADDGESLKFNSQFESGNLRKAIHVRQHEYDLVLNSDINSNHYHQWFYFEVSGMCVGTDYRFNIINCEKSNSQFNYGMQVLMYSVQEAIGGKPRWVRTGEDICYYKNHFSRSSIATGGQKGKSYYTMTFTMNFSHKDDVCYFAYHYPYTYSTLKMHLSKLEDLRSPQIYWRQDVLCETLAGNSCPLLTITAMPEATTNDHICAFKNRPVIFLSARVHPGETNASWVMKGTLEFLMGSSQLAHSLREAYIFKIVPMLNPDGVINGNHRCSLSGEDLNRQWQNPSHELHPTIYHTKSLLQYLAHIQRAPLVFCDYHGHSRKKNVFMYGCSVKETVWQSNINTSSCDLHEDLGYRTLPKILSQMASAFSMGSCSFVVERSKESTARVVVWREIGVQRSYTMESTLCGCDQGKYKGLQIGTRELEEMGAQFCLALLRLKRLTSPLGLRTQQHFLDVESDLMETRAKVTSSSPTTYVMEEDEPSFQEEVDYSADSNDDDPDPDVEASNEPEDAALHLDTLSDCETANHKK, from the exons ATGAACAAGCCCAAAATGACTTCTGAAAAAGG TGTACCCAGTAACTCCAGGTTGCTGATGTTGCTGGGCCAACTGGAGAGGATGAGTAGGGAGTCCATGATGACGGAGGCAGAGATCGCACGCCAACTCACTGCAAAGATCCTCCACCTCATACAGACGCagg AGAAGACCAAGAAGGAGGTGATGTCCAAAGGCTCAACTGGCATGGAGGTCATCCTGGCTTCCCTGGAG aattcCCGAGATCTTCAGACCACCTTGAACATTCTTTATATCCTCAGTGAGCTACTTACTGTGG GCGGAGGGCGCAGGGTGGCGGTGTTTGTGTCCAAGGGGGGCCCCGCCATCTTACTGAAGCTGCTGATCTCTGCCAGCAAAGAGTCTCCTCCCAGTGAGGAACTCATGCTGCAGCTTCACTCCCTGCTGGCCAAAGTGGGACCAAAAG ACAGGAAGTTTGGGGTGAAGGCCCGTTTGACTGGCGCTCTGAATGTCACCGTCAACCTACTGAAACAGAACCTCCTCAACTCCAAACTGGTTCTGCCTTGCCTGCAAGTCCTCAGGGTCTACTCTTCCAACT CGGTGAACGCCATCTCTCTGGGGAAAAGCGGTGCAGTGGAGCTCATGTTCAAGATCGTGGGGCCGCACACCAAGAAGAACACCACCCTGCTCAA GGTGGCCCTGGACACTCTGGGAGCCCTCCTCAAATCCA AGACCAACGCGCGGCGGGCGGTTGACCGAGGGCACGTCCCCCTCCTGCTGTTCGCCTACCAAGACTGGCACCGCAATGACACCCGGCAACGGCACATGCTGATCCGGAAGGGCCTGCTGGCCAGCCTCAGGAACATCACCAACATCAAGTGCGGCAGGACTGCCTTCATCGAGGCCGACGGCATGAGAGTCCTCTACAACACCTCCAAC GAGTGCCTCCCAGTGCGGACGCTGGACCCTCTGGTGAACACCTCCAGTCTCATCATGAGGAAGTGTTTTCCCAAGAACCGCCTGCCTCTGCCCACCATCAAGTCGGCCTTTCACTACCCTCTACCACACGTGCCCGCAGGGGGCCCGGTGGCACAGATCTACAGCCAAATGCCTGGAG TGGACGACGTCGTGGACGACAGCGATGATGAGACTGAGGCGGATATGGAGAATGACACAGAGAACGAAGAGGACGAGAAGGACTGTCGCGCTGGG AACGACGACATAGAGACGGACCTCAGCAAGCTCCGTCCCAGAGAGATCCACAGCCGTCCGTTTGAGGAGCTGAGGGTGTACGACAAGTTCTTTCTGGAGCTGTCCGAGGACTTCCAG GGGTACGATTTTGACAATGCCAAAACGTCCTCGGAGACTTCCACCACATCGGCCACCAAATCCCCCCGGCCAATCACCGTGCCCGCGGTCCAAGCCGCGCCCCTTCAGCGTGACCCCGGCGAGGGCCGCCCggcctccgccccctcctcctgtaGACCTGCCACGCCCCTGGCCCCCGCCCCGGCCTCGTCCCCCCTGCCGCCTCTAGAACTAGCCAGCATCCACCTGACGGAAGACGCCAAAGAGGGCGTGGCCAAAGAGGGCGTGGCTAAAGAGGGCGTGGACAGAGAGGGCGTGGCCCCGGGGGCCCGGCCCGCCCCCCGGGGCACGGGCCTGGAGCAGGAGCTGGTGCGCGTGCTGGAGCGCGTGGCCCTGGAGGCCGACAGCCCTCTgaacggaggaggtggaggagggggaggggtggacgAGCCTCCGGTGAACTCCACCCGACACATCCAGTCCCCGCTGCTCGTCGGGGGCATCGCCGCGGCGCGccgaggggggggtggcggCAGCAGCGCCGGGGGGTCGGACTGCGGCTCTGAGGGCCCCGAGGAGGAGGGCCCCCTGCTGGAGGTGCCCGACACggccctgctgctgcccctcCACGACCCCGACCTGTACGTGGAGATGGTGAAGGGCACGGCCTCGGTGCCTCGGTACTCGGAGGTGGCGTACCCCGACTACTTCGGCCACGTGGCCCCCACCTTCAGGGAGCCGCTGCTGGAGAGGGCCTACGGCGTGCAGAG GGCTAAGATATTCCAGGACATTGAGAGGTTGATTCACCCAAATGACATCTTGGACAAAGTCGTTTATGACCTGGATATTCCTAG TGGCCCTGTGATTGCTGACGATGGAGAGTCACTGAAGTTCAACTCACAATTTGAATCCGGCAACCTCAGAAAGGCTATCCATGTCAGGCA GCATGAGTATGACCTGGTGCTCAACTCGGACATCAACAGTAACCACTATCACCAGTGGTTCTATTTTGAGGTGAGCGGGATGTGCGTCGGAACGGACTACCGCTTCAACATCATCAACTGTGAGAAGTCCAACAGCCAGTTTAATTACG GTATGCAGGTACTGATGTATTCTGTGCAGGAGGCGATTGGGGGTAAGCCTCGCTGGGTGAGAACAGGAGAAGACATCTGTTACTACAA AAACCATTTCTCCAGGAGTTCAATTGCCACAGGCGGCCAGAAAGGAAAGTCGTACTACACCATGACGTTCACCATGAACTTCAGCCATAAGGACGACGTCTGCTACTTTGCCTACCACTACCCTTACACATACTCCACCCTCAAG ATGCACCTGTCCAAGCTTGAGGACCTGAGAAGCCCTCAGATCTATTGGAGACAGGACGTCCTGTGTGAGACACTGGCAGGAAACAGCTGCCCCCTCCTCACCATAACAGCCATGCCCGAGGCCACCACCAACGACCACATCTGTGCGTTCA AGAACCGGCCGGTGATCTTCCTGTCGGCCAGGGTGCATCCCGGGGAGACCAACGCCAGCTGGGTGATGAAGGGCACGCTGGAGTTCCTGATGGGCTCCAGCCAGCTGGCCCACAGCCTGCGAGAGGCCTACATCTTCAAGATCGTCCCCATGCTCAACCCCGACGGCGTCATCAACGGAAA TCACCGCTGCTCTCTGAGCGGTGAGGATTTGAACCGCCAGTGGCAGAACCCGAGCCACGAGCTCCACCCAACAATCTACCACACCAAGAGCCTCCTGCAGTACCTCGCTCACATACAGAGGGCGCCACTG GTTTTCTGTGACTACCACGGTCACTCTCGTAAGAAGAACGTGTTCATGTATGGCTGCAGTGTGAAGGAGACAGTCTGGCAGTCCAACATCAACACCTCCTCCTGCGATCTACATGAAGACCTGGGATAcagg ACTCTGCCTAAGATTCTGTCCCAGATGGCCTCTGCCTTCAGCATGGGCAGCTGCAGCTTCGTGGTGGAGCGCTCCAAGGAGTCCACGGCCCGCGTGGTCGTCTGGCGGGAGATTGGGGTCCAGCGCAGCTACACCATGGAGAGCACGCTGTGTGGCTGTGACCAGGGGAAGTAtaag GGTCTCCAGATCGGCACCAGGGAGCTAGAGGAGATGGGCGCCCAGTTCTGTCTGGCCCTGCTCAGGCTGAAGCGGCTCACCTCCCCTCTGGGCCTGCGCACCCAGCAGCACTTCCTGGACGTGGAGAGTGACCTCATGGAGACCCGCGCCAAAGTGACCAG cagcagccccaccaCCTACgtgatggaggaggacgagccgtccttccaggaggaggtggactacAGCGCCGACAGCAACGACGACGATCCCGACCCGGACGTCGAGGCCAGCAACGAGCCCGAGGACGCCGCCCTCCACCTGGACACGCTGTCGGACTGCGAGACCGCCAACCACAAAAAATAA
- the agtpbp1 gene encoding cytosolic carboxypeptidase 1 isoform X2, translating to MNKPKMTSEKGVPSNSRLLMLLGQLERMSRESMMTEAEIARQLTAKILHLIQTQEKTKKEVMSKGSTGMEVILASLENSRDLQTTLNILYILSELLTVGGGRRVAVFVSKGGPAILLKLLISASKESPPSEELMLQLHSLLAKVGPKDRKFGVKARLTGALNVTVNLLKQNLLNSKLVLPCLQVLRVYSSNSVNAISLGKSGAVELMFKIVGPHTKKNTTLLKVALDTLGALLKSKTNARRAVDRGHVPLLLFAYQDWHRNDTRQRHMLIRKGLLASLRNITNIKCGRTAFIEADGMRVLYNTSNECLPVRTLDPLVNTSSLIMRKCFPKNRLPLPTIKSAFHYPLPHVPAGGPVAQIYSQMPGVDDVVDDSDDETEADMENDTENEEDEKDCRAGNDDIETDLSKLRPREIHSRPFEELRVYDKFFLELSEDFQGYDFDNAKTSSETSTTSATKSPRPITVPAVQAAPLQRDPGEGRPASAPSSCRPATPLAPAPASSPLPPLELASIHLTEDAKEGVAKEGVAKEGVDREGVAPGARPAPRGTGLEQELVRVLERVALEADSPLNGGGGGGGGVDEPPVNSTRHIQSPLLVGGIAAARRGGGGGSSAGGSDCGSEGPEEEGPLLEVPDTALLLPLHDPDLYVEMVKGTASVPRYSEVAYPDYFGHVAPTFREPLLERAYGVQRAKIFQDIERLIHPNDILDKVVYDLDIPSGPVIADDGESLKFNSQFESGNLRKAIHVRQHEYDLVLNSDINSNHYHQWFYFEVSGMCVGTDYRFNIINCEKSNSQFNYGMQVLMYSVQEAIGGKPRWVRTGEDICYYKNHFSRSSIATGGQKGKSYYTMTFTMNFSHKDDVCYFAYHYPYTYSTLKMHLSKLEDLRSPQIYWRQDVLCETLAGNSCPLLTITAMPEATTNDHICAFKNRPVIFLSARVHPGETNASWVMKGTLEFLMGSSQLAHSLREAYIFKIVPMLNPDGVINGNHRCSLSGEDLNRQWQNPSHELHPTIYHTKSLLQYLAHIQRAPLVFCDYHGHSRKKNVFMYGCSVKETVWQSNINTSSCDLHEDLGYRTLPKILSQMASAFSMGSCSFVVERSKESTARVVVWREIGVQRSYTMESTLCGCDQGKYKGLQIGTRELEEMGAQFCLALLRLKRLTSPLGLRTQQHFLDVESDLMETRAKVTSSPTTYVMEEDEPSFQEEVDYSADSNDDDPDPDVEASNEPEDAALHLDTLSDCETANHKK from the exons ATGAACAAGCCCAAAATGACTTCTGAAAAAGG TGTACCCAGTAACTCCAGGTTGCTGATGTTGCTGGGCCAACTGGAGAGGATGAGTAGGGAGTCCATGATGACGGAGGCAGAGATCGCACGCCAACTCACTGCAAAGATCCTCCACCTCATACAGACGCagg AGAAGACCAAGAAGGAGGTGATGTCCAAAGGCTCAACTGGCATGGAGGTCATCCTGGCTTCCCTGGAG aattcCCGAGATCTTCAGACCACCTTGAACATTCTTTATATCCTCAGTGAGCTACTTACTGTGG GCGGAGGGCGCAGGGTGGCGGTGTTTGTGTCCAAGGGGGGCCCCGCCATCTTACTGAAGCTGCTGATCTCTGCCAGCAAAGAGTCTCCTCCCAGTGAGGAACTCATGCTGCAGCTTCACTCCCTGCTGGCCAAAGTGGGACCAAAAG ACAGGAAGTTTGGGGTGAAGGCCCGTTTGACTGGCGCTCTGAATGTCACCGTCAACCTACTGAAACAGAACCTCCTCAACTCCAAACTGGTTCTGCCTTGCCTGCAAGTCCTCAGGGTCTACTCTTCCAACT CGGTGAACGCCATCTCTCTGGGGAAAAGCGGTGCAGTGGAGCTCATGTTCAAGATCGTGGGGCCGCACACCAAGAAGAACACCACCCTGCTCAA GGTGGCCCTGGACACTCTGGGAGCCCTCCTCAAATCCA AGACCAACGCGCGGCGGGCGGTTGACCGAGGGCACGTCCCCCTCCTGCTGTTCGCCTACCAAGACTGGCACCGCAATGACACCCGGCAACGGCACATGCTGATCCGGAAGGGCCTGCTGGCCAGCCTCAGGAACATCACCAACATCAAGTGCGGCAGGACTGCCTTCATCGAGGCCGACGGCATGAGAGTCCTCTACAACACCTCCAAC GAGTGCCTCCCAGTGCGGACGCTGGACCCTCTGGTGAACACCTCCAGTCTCATCATGAGGAAGTGTTTTCCCAAGAACCGCCTGCCTCTGCCCACCATCAAGTCGGCCTTTCACTACCCTCTACCACACGTGCCCGCAGGGGGCCCGGTGGCACAGATCTACAGCCAAATGCCTGGAG TGGACGACGTCGTGGACGACAGCGATGATGAGACTGAGGCGGATATGGAGAATGACACAGAGAACGAAGAGGACGAGAAGGACTGTCGCGCTGGG AACGACGACATAGAGACGGACCTCAGCAAGCTCCGTCCCAGAGAGATCCACAGCCGTCCGTTTGAGGAGCTGAGGGTGTACGACAAGTTCTTTCTGGAGCTGTCCGAGGACTTCCAG GGGTACGATTTTGACAATGCCAAAACGTCCTCGGAGACTTCCACCACATCGGCCACCAAATCCCCCCGGCCAATCACCGTGCCCGCGGTCCAAGCCGCGCCCCTTCAGCGTGACCCCGGCGAGGGCCGCCCggcctccgccccctcctcctgtaGACCTGCCACGCCCCTGGCCCCCGCCCCGGCCTCGTCCCCCCTGCCGCCTCTAGAACTAGCCAGCATCCACCTGACGGAAGACGCCAAAGAGGGCGTGGCCAAAGAGGGCGTGGCTAAAGAGGGCGTGGACAGAGAGGGCGTGGCCCCGGGGGCCCGGCCCGCCCCCCGGGGCACGGGCCTGGAGCAGGAGCTGGTGCGCGTGCTGGAGCGCGTGGCCCTGGAGGCCGACAGCCCTCTgaacggaggaggtggaggagggggaggggtggacgAGCCTCCGGTGAACTCCACCCGACACATCCAGTCCCCGCTGCTCGTCGGGGGCATCGCCGCGGCGCGccgaggggggggtggcggCAGCAGCGCCGGGGGGTCGGACTGCGGCTCTGAGGGCCCCGAGGAGGAGGGCCCCCTGCTGGAGGTGCCCGACACggccctgctgctgcccctcCACGACCCCGACCTGTACGTGGAGATGGTGAAGGGCACGGCCTCGGTGCCTCGGTACTCGGAGGTGGCGTACCCCGACTACTTCGGCCACGTGGCCCCCACCTTCAGGGAGCCGCTGCTGGAGAGGGCCTACGGCGTGCAGAG GGCTAAGATATTCCAGGACATTGAGAGGTTGATTCACCCAAATGACATCTTGGACAAAGTCGTTTATGACCTGGATATTCCTAG TGGCCCTGTGATTGCTGACGATGGAGAGTCACTGAAGTTCAACTCACAATTTGAATCCGGCAACCTCAGAAAGGCTATCCATGTCAGGCA GCATGAGTATGACCTGGTGCTCAACTCGGACATCAACAGTAACCACTATCACCAGTGGTTCTATTTTGAGGTGAGCGGGATGTGCGTCGGAACGGACTACCGCTTCAACATCATCAACTGTGAGAAGTCCAACAGCCAGTTTAATTACG GTATGCAGGTACTGATGTATTCTGTGCAGGAGGCGATTGGGGGTAAGCCTCGCTGGGTGAGAACAGGAGAAGACATCTGTTACTACAA AAACCATTTCTCCAGGAGTTCAATTGCCACAGGCGGCCAGAAAGGAAAGTCGTACTACACCATGACGTTCACCATGAACTTCAGCCATAAGGACGACGTCTGCTACTTTGCCTACCACTACCCTTACACATACTCCACCCTCAAG ATGCACCTGTCCAAGCTTGAGGACCTGAGAAGCCCTCAGATCTATTGGAGACAGGACGTCCTGTGTGAGACACTGGCAGGAAACAGCTGCCCCCTCCTCACCATAACAGCCATGCCCGAGGCCACCACCAACGACCACATCTGTGCGTTCA AGAACCGGCCGGTGATCTTCCTGTCGGCCAGGGTGCATCCCGGGGAGACCAACGCCAGCTGGGTGATGAAGGGCACGCTGGAGTTCCTGATGGGCTCCAGCCAGCTGGCCCACAGCCTGCGAGAGGCCTACATCTTCAAGATCGTCCCCATGCTCAACCCCGACGGCGTCATCAACGGAAA TCACCGCTGCTCTCTGAGCGGTGAGGATTTGAACCGCCAGTGGCAGAACCCGAGCCACGAGCTCCACCCAACAATCTACCACACCAAGAGCCTCCTGCAGTACCTCGCTCACATACAGAGGGCGCCACTG GTTTTCTGTGACTACCACGGTCACTCTCGTAAGAAGAACGTGTTCATGTATGGCTGCAGTGTGAAGGAGACAGTCTGGCAGTCCAACATCAACACCTCCTCCTGCGATCTACATGAAGACCTGGGATAcagg ACTCTGCCTAAGATTCTGTCCCAGATGGCCTCTGCCTTCAGCATGGGCAGCTGCAGCTTCGTGGTGGAGCGCTCCAAGGAGTCCACGGCCCGCGTGGTCGTCTGGCGGGAGATTGGGGTCCAGCGCAGCTACACCATGGAGAGCACGCTGTGTGGCTGTGACCAGGGGAAGTAtaag GGTCTCCAGATCGGCACCAGGGAGCTAGAGGAGATGGGCGCCCAGTTCTGTCTGGCCCTGCTCAGGCTGAAGCGGCTCACCTCCCCTCTGGGCCTGCGCACCCAGCAGCACTTCCTGGACGTGGAGAGTGACCTCATGGAGACCCGCGCCAAAGTGACCAG cagccccaccaCCTACgtgatggaggaggacgagccgtccttccaggaggaggtggactacAGCGCCGACAGCAACGACGACGATCCCGACCCGGACGTCGAGGCCAGCAACGAGCCCGAGGACGCCGCCCTCCACCTGGACACGCTGTCGGACTGCGAGACCGCCAACCACAAAAAATAA
- the agtpbp1 gene encoding cytosolic carboxypeptidase 1 isoform X3 produces the protein MEYSFTRTYRGSLVCEDSSEKTKKEVMSKGSTGMEVILASLENSRDLQTTLNILYILSELLTVGGGRRVAVFVSKGGPAILLKLLISASKESPPSEELMLQLHSLLAKVGPKDRKFGVKARLTGALNVTVNLLKQNLLNSKLVLPCLQVLRVYSSNSVNAISLGKSGAVELMFKIVGPHTKKNTTLLKVALDTLGALLKSKTNARRAVDRGHVPLLLFAYQDWHRNDTRQRHMLIRKGLLASLRNITNIKCGRTAFIEADGMRVLYNTSNECLPVRTLDPLVNTSSLIMRKCFPKNRLPLPTIKSAFHYPLPHVPAGGPVAQIYSQMPGVDDVVDDSDDETEADMENDTENEEDEKDCRAGNDDIETDLSKLRPREIHSRPFEELRVYDKFFLELSEDFQGYDFDNAKTSSETSTTSATKSPRPITVPAVQAAPLQRDPGEGRPASAPSSCRPATPLAPAPASSPLPPLELASIHLTEDAKEGVAKEGVAKEGVDREGVAPGARPAPRGTGLEQELVRVLERVALEADSPLNGGGGGGGGVDEPPVNSTRHIQSPLLVGGIAAARRGGGGGSSAGGSDCGSEGPEEEGPLLEVPDTALLLPLHDPDLYVEMVKGTASVPRYSEVAYPDYFGHVAPTFREPLLERAYGVQRAKIFQDIERLIHPNDILDKVVYDLDIPSGPVIADDGESLKFNSQFESGNLRKAIHVRQHEYDLVLNSDINSNHYHQWFYFEVSGMCVGTDYRFNIINCEKSNSQFNYGMQVLMYSVQEAIGGKPRWVRTGEDICYYKNHFSRSSIATGGQKGKSYYTMTFTMNFSHKDDVCYFAYHYPYTYSTLKMHLSKLEDLRSPQIYWRQDVLCETLAGNSCPLLTITAMPEATTNDHICAFKNRPVIFLSARVHPGETNASWVMKGTLEFLMGSSQLAHSLREAYIFKIVPMLNPDGVINGNHRCSLSGEDLNRQWQNPSHELHPTIYHTKSLLQYLAHIQRAPLVFCDYHGHSRKKNVFMYGCSVKETVWQSNINTSSCDLHEDLGYRTLPKILSQMASAFSMGSCSFVVERSKESTARVVVWREIGVQRSYTMESTLCGCDQGKYKGLQIGTRELEEMGAQFCLALLRLKRLTSPLGLRTQQHFLDVESDLMETRAKVTSSSPTTYVMEEDEPSFQEEVDYSADSNDDDPDPDVEASNEPEDAALHLDTLSDCETANHKK, from the exons ATGGAGTATAGTTTCACCAGGACATACAGGGGATCTTTGGTCTGTGAAGATTCATCAG AGAAGACCAAGAAGGAGGTGATGTCCAAAGGCTCAACTGGCATGGAGGTCATCCTGGCTTCCCTGGAG aattcCCGAGATCTTCAGACCACCTTGAACATTCTTTATATCCTCAGTGAGCTACTTACTGTGG GCGGAGGGCGCAGGGTGGCGGTGTTTGTGTCCAAGGGGGGCCCCGCCATCTTACTGAAGCTGCTGATCTCTGCCAGCAAAGAGTCTCCTCCCAGTGAGGAACTCATGCTGCAGCTTCACTCCCTGCTGGCCAAAGTGGGACCAAAAG ACAGGAAGTTTGGGGTGAAGGCCCGTTTGACTGGCGCTCTGAATGTCACCGTCAACCTACTGAAACAGAACCTCCTCAACTCCAAACTGGTTCTGCCTTGCCTGCAAGTCCTCAGGGTCTACTCTTCCAACT CGGTGAACGCCATCTCTCTGGGGAAAAGCGGTGCAGTGGAGCTCATGTTCAAGATCGTGGGGCCGCACACCAAGAAGAACACCACCCTGCTCAA GGTGGCCCTGGACACTCTGGGAGCCCTCCTCAAATCCA AGACCAACGCGCGGCGGGCGGTTGACCGAGGGCACGTCCCCCTCCTGCTGTTCGCCTACCAAGACTGGCACCGCAATGACACCCGGCAACGGCACATGCTGATCCGGAAGGGCCTGCTGGCCAGCCTCAGGAACATCACCAACATCAAGTGCGGCAGGACTGCCTTCATCGAGGCCGACGGCATGAGAGTCCTCTACAACACCTCCAAC GAGTGCCTCCCAGTGCGGACGCTGGACCCTCTGGTGAACACCTCCAGTCTCATCATGAGGAAGTGTTTTCCCAAGAACCGCCTGCCTCTGCCCACCATCAAGTCGGCCTTTCACTACCCTCTACCACACGTGCCCGCAGGGGGCCCGGTGGCACAGATCTACAGCCAAATGCCTGGAG TGGACGACGTCGTGGACGACAGCGATGATGAGACTGAGGCGGATATGGAGAATGACACAGAGAACGAAGAGGACGAGAAGGACTGTCGCGCTGGG AACGACGACATAGAGACGGACCTCAGCAAGCTCCGTCCCAGAGAGATCCACAGCCGTCCGTTTGAGGAGCTGAGGGTGTACGACAAGTTCTTTCTGGAGCTGTCCGAGGACTTCCAG GGGTACGATTTTGACAATGCCAAAACGTCCTCGGAGACTTCCACCACATCGGCCACCAAATCCCCCCGGCCAATCACCGTGCCCGCGGTCCAAGCCGCGCCCCTTCAGCGTGACCCCGGCGAGGGCCGCCCggcctccgccccctcctcctgtaGACCTGCCACGCCCCTGGCCCCCGCCCCGGCCTCGTCCCCCCTGCCGCCTCTAGAACTAGCCAGCATCCACCTGACGGAAGACGCCAAAGAGGGCGTGGCCAAAGAGGGCGTGGCTAAAGAGGGCGTGGACAGAGAGGGCGTGGCCCCGGGGGCCCGGCCCGCCCCCCGGGGCACGGGCCTGGAGCAGGAGCTGGTGCGCGTGCTGGAGCGCGTGGCCCTGGAGGCCGACAGCCCTCTgaacggaggaggtggaggagggggaggggtggacgAGCCTCCGGTGAACTCCACCCGACACATCCAGTCCCCGCTGCTCGTCGGGGGCATCGCCGCGGCGCGccgaggggggggtggcggCAGCAGCGCCGGGGGGTCGGACTGCGGCTCTGAGGGCCCCGAGGAGGAGGGCCCCCTGCTGGAGGTGCCCGACACggccctgctgctgcccctcCACGACCCCGACCTGTACGTGGAGATGGTGAAGGGCACGGCCTCGGTGCCTCGGTACTCGGAGGTGGCGTACCCCGACTACTTCGGCCACGTGGCCCCCACCTTCAGGGAGCCGCTGCTGGAGAGGGCCTACGGCGTGCAGAG GGCTAAGATATTCCAGGACATTGAGAGGTTGATTCACCCAAATGACATCTTGGACAAAGTCGTTTATGACCTGGATATTCCTAG TGGCCCTGTGATTGCTGACGATGGAGAGTCACTGAAGTTCAACTCACAATTTGAATCCGGCAACCTCAGAAAGGCTATCCATGTCAGGCA GCATGAGTATGACCTGGTGCTCAACTCGGACATCAACAGTAACCACTATCACCAGTGGTTCTATTTTGAGGTGAGCGGGATGTGCGTCGGAACGGACTACCGCTTCAACATCATCAACTGTGAGAAGTCCAACAGCCAGTTTAATTACG GTATGCAGGTACTGATGTATTCTGTGCAGGAGGCGATTGGGGGTAAGCCTCGCTGGGTGAGAACAGGAGAAGACATCTGTTACTACAA AAACCATTTCTCCAGGAGTTCAATTGCCACAGGCGGCCAGAAAGGAAAGTCGTACTACACCATGACGTTCACCATGAACTTCAGCCATAAGGACGACGTCTGCTACTTTGCCTACCACTACCCTTACACATACTCCACCCTCAAG ATGCACCTGTCCAAGCTTGAGGACCTGAGAAGCCCTCAGATCTATTGGAGACAGGACGTCCTGTGTGAGACACTGGCAGGAAACAGCTGCCCCCTCCTCACCATAACAGCCATGCCCGAGGCCACCACCAACGACCACATCTGTGCGTTCA AGAACCGGCCGGTGATCTTCCTGTCGGCCAGGGTGCATCCCGGGGAGACCAACGCCAGCTGGGTGATGAAGGGCACGCTGGAGTTCCTGATGGGCTCCAGCCAGCTGGCCCACAGCCTGCGAGAGGCCTACATCTTCAAGATCGTCCCCATGCTCAACCCCGACGGCGTCATCAACGGAAA TCACCGCTGCTCTCTGAGCGGTGAGGATTTGAACCGCCAGTGGCAGAACCCGAGCCACGAGCTCCACCCAACAATCTACCACACCAAGAGCCTCCTGCAGTACCTCGCTCACATACAGAGGGCGCCACTG GTTTTCTGTGACTACCACGGTCACTCTCGTAAGAAGAACGTGTTCATGTATGGCTGCAGTGTGAAGGAGACAGTCTGGCAGTCCAACATCAACACCTCCTCCTGCGATCTACATGAAGACCTGGGATAcagg ACTCTGCCTAAGATTCTGTCCCAGATGGCCTCTGCCTTCAGCATGGGCAGCTGCAGCTTCGTGGTGGAGCGCTCCAAGGAGTCCACGGCCCGCGTGGTCGTCTGGCGGGAGATTGGGGTCCAGCGCAGCTACACCATGGAGAGCACGCTGTGTGGCTGTGACCAGGGGAAGTAtaag GGTCTCCAGATCGGCACCAGGGAGCTAGAGGAGATGGGCGCCCAGTTCTGTCTGGCCCTGCTCAGGCTGAAGCGGCTCACCTCCCCTCTGGGCCTGCGCACCCAGCAGCACTTCCTGGACGTGGAGAGTGACCTCATGGAGACCCGCGCCAAAGTGACCAG cagcagccccaccaCCTACgtgatggaggaggacgagccgtccttccaggaggaggtggactacAGCGCCGACAGCAACGACGACGATCCCGACCCGGACGTCGAGGCCAGCAACGAGCCCGAGGACGCCGCCCTCCACCTGGACACGCTGTCGGACTGCGAGACCGCCAACCACAAAAAATAA